The DNA region TATTGGCGGATATTACCACCAAACCGCCTTTgatagagggggtgggggtcGGGACTACCGGGGGAAGGACCGTGCACctcctgtctcccactttgctgggggtcaggttcagttcccctACCCTAACCCTTCTTGCCTGCTCCTTTTGAATTTGTTTGCCTGCGTTGGACTCATTCTCTGGTTTTGACCCATGCCTGCCTCACCATCCCGTAAGCCTTTGTACCTGAGTTTgataataaatcattgaactcTATCAGCTCTGCTAAGTCTGCATTTGGATCCTATCTCCTGTGTTTCTGTTACCCCGCTTGCACCAGTCGTGACAGTAGCTTGCTGCAGCTGATCCTGAGCTCTCCTGGGGAGGCCTACTTCTCATAAGGATGTGCTTCTTCAGCCTTGTTTGGGCAGATCAGAGTTAAGATGAGATCAGATACTTTGTGGATACGAACCCTGATCATTCATAATGCCTGATTCTGAACAACTGGCCCAACAAAACTTTGACAAGTTGTACCTTAAGAACTCTTATTTATTGATCTTGACATAAACGTTTATGGTATGTACATCACAAAAAACGTATACATTGAGGTTTAACTTCACTGTTAAAAGTAAGTGACATCATATTTGTTGATCTACAGAATGTTTGTTGATCTGGAGACCTGAAATTTACCAACAACACAGATTGCATATTGCATTTGTTAATACCTTCCCTGTGATTGTacatagtaaataaataaataaatagcttaAGATCTTTTGGTTGGCTCCATTTCTTGCAAATATAATTTTCATAAGACATGTGACTTATGCAGCTATACAATGATATTTTCAATAGTGggcagtttttttattttttcatcttggAATACTTTGATAAAAGATTTGAGATTTTCATGCTGGATGTGCACTGTTTTGTTTGCCAATACTCAGATAATAAATGTCAATATTCTTTTGGCgaaaacacagcaacactggTCAATGAGTTAATTCATCACCACAGATGCCAACGAAAAgatcaccacacacactcaaccaTGATATTACAGAAATACACTAACAGTGATTTGAGGATAACGGTAATGACGTGcctgaaaaaaacaatgttacaCTGAAGAACATTTAAATTGATCACAGCACTACAGATTCTGGTATATTCCACATCAGAGCAACAAAATCAGTACAACACACTTGGTGCAAAGAAGgtctagtttttttttcttcaaaaacaattttcttactttttgtaGATGTGAACATGTAGAGATTGCAACATTCCcagtaaatcacattttttttctttcaaaataaaacaaacatatctCAGTTCCAGAGAAGGGTAGACCATACTATCACATCATGCTTATTCATTTTCAGTAATGCAGGGAATAGTACTAGTTTTTCTTACTATGAGTTTTTGTTTCAGTAGAGTTTCATCTACCAGAGAAAGCCTTGTGTTGTCCAGcagacagctgcagcaggtTATAACGTTTTTTCAGGGGTTGGCTACATGCTGACTGGACGGCTTGGACACTGATGTCTCAAACTTCTGCTCATTTTTTCCACCAGCTGAAGAGACTTCTTACTCCAAACGCTGGGTAAAGTTGTCTGGGAAAAGTCCTTTCTGAGCACCAGCTCCGAGTGTTAACCAGTCACTTTCTTTGATCCCTGTAAGCCAGCCAGCATCCTGCAACGACAGccacaaaaaaacatcactaCCAGCCTGAATTACTGACAAGATTCTGCCAATTCCCTTAATTACTGGACTTAATGTGCAACCAGGTGTTCTCACCTGATCCTCTACTGAAGCAGTGGGAAGCACTAACACCACATCACCTCTCTTCAGTTCAAGTTCATCTGAATTTGCAGCCTCAAAGTCATGCATCGTCTCCAcctgcagaaagaaaaacaccatcACCACCAGAAGCATGTTAGCTATttatgcaaaaacatacatacagcaagtgtgtatttatttttcatttgcagcTTTAAAAGTTAGCTGTTAGTATCTGGAGGAACTCCCACCTTGTAGAGAAAGTCATCAGGGAGTCCCAACACTCCACCAGACGGACTCATGTGTTTGATGGTCTGGTTTTCAGCCGTCACACCATTGTCACTGATGGCGGTGGGAGAGATGATGTCAGCATCGCGGTCATCATCACCTTCGTTACTGGAGGCAGGCTCAATCACCACAGAGGGGATCGGCATCTTTTCCTGCAGAGGACAGACAGCATTTCGCTCTCACATTAATAAcctttcactttctctcacaaacacacatacaacagaaataaatgtatgCTCATATAGATAATTATATAAGTAGTTCATAACTTTAAATCTGTTTCCCACTCAGTTGAATTTTGTATTGAATTTAAATCTCATACAACACTTGTGGAATAGAAACATTTCAGAattatcaaaaaaataaataaatatactggACATATCCACTGATAAATCATTTAGTGATACAACAGTTAatatgcaaacaaaaacaaattctctAAATTAACTTTGGAATATGATTTATAAAATGATACTGATATATGAGTCAAAAATGATATTTATGAAAGGACATTGAGATTAAGCATGCAGAACTCCATTTGTACATGCACAATAATGTAACAGATCATAACAtatattagaaaaataaagtgtACAGCCTTTAAATGAATAACTGCCAACAGAGCTCTTCTTAAACAACTGTTATAACAAGAAAGATGCAGACCAAAATGAGTGagtcatttattatttcattagtgGTCATAATAAAAGTGATAGTTACCGACGGAGCTGCTTCACCTGGAGATGTTGTGGCTTCATCAGCAGGAGGAATCTGTGTGCAGACACAAATGATTTTATTAAACAGGAACAGAGTTTTTTACAGTCACATACTGAGTTAACAGATTCACATTCATGAATATTGCAGGTAAAACATCAGTGTATTTTgggcaaacaaacaaagtgtatTTGGGTCAGAAGTTATACGATTAATCTTATAAAACACAATTCCCATAGTTTGATGAAATATTGTAGCAGAAGAATGTTTACTTCCAGAGTTAATGATGAATCTTTGAGCTCAACAATTGTCATAAATGAAAAAAGTCAGAGTTCAGTGTTCTGTAGGGgtgacatgtttttgttgtcttcATTCTGACCTTTTCATTGAGGACTTATATTAATACATCTTAAACAACATTAAACcattaaacaaacatgtcagcTATTTACTGATGACAAAGAATGACTACACTAAAATGACTAGTCCAAACCCTCAAAGCATCAAACTACAACATGAGTAAAATAATAAGAATCGTGCAGGTTGCACCTGCTGCTCTAACATCTAACCCTTTATAGTCAACGTCCAACTTTAAACACTCATTTATTGAACAAATACTCTTAAATTTGTTAATCAGACTTAAAATCTCAATcaattacaattaaaataagttgattaatacatatttaataattaataaactcAGACTTTATCCTGGTTGGTGCAGTCATCCTAATTCTTTAATCCTAATTCTTAAAGAAACAGTTGCTCAACAAAATAACAGATTCAtaactattttattgtttaattagtTTGGTAGTTTGGTCAAAATGTAAATTACcagcagcattttaattattcatttcattaataATTATTGGCAAAAATACTCATCAGTAATACAATTGTTGATTGAtgacaaagtaaaagaaaaagccaaaaataaacaaaaagagcGGATGTACGTACCTCACCAAGCTCAGAGCCTGGAGATCCAACAGTGGACTTCAGagagaaaatcacattttatcaCATTATTCCTTCAACATAACAAACTCACAGTGAGATGAACCTTAAACCTAAACCGCAGTCTGACTGTAATAAAACAGAAGTGATTTAATGATTTACACTTTACTAATGATGGGGATCacatgatggtgatgatggtgatgatggtgatgatgatgatgatgatgatgatgatggtgatggtgatgatgatgatgatgatgatgatgatgatgatgatgatgatgatgatgatggtgatgatggtgatggtgatggtgatggtgatgatgatggtgatgatggtgatgatggtgatggtgatgatggtgatgatggtgatgataatgatagtggtgatggtgatgatggtgatgatggtgatggtgatgatgatgatgatgatggtgatgatggtgatggtgatggtgatgatggtgatgatggtgatgatggtgatggtgatgatgatgatgatggtggtggtaatgatggtgatgatggtgatgataatgatgatgatgatgatgatagtgatgatgatgatggtgatgatggtggtgatgataatgatggtgatgatggtgatggtgatggtggtggtgatgttggtgatgatgataatgatggtgatgatggtgatgttggtgatggtggtgataacaatggtggtgatggtgatgatgatgatgatggtgatgataatgatggtgatggtggtgatgttggtgatgatggtgatgataacgatggtgatgataatgatgatgatgatgatgatggtggtgatgatggtgatgataatgatgatgatgatggtggtgatgatgatgatgatggtggtgatgatggtgatgataatgatgatgatgatggtggtgatgatgatgatggtgatggtggtgatgatgatgatgatgatgacgatgatgacgatgataatgatgatggtgatggtggtgatgatggtgatgataatgatgatgatggtgatggtggtgatgatgatgatgatgacgatgatgacgatgataatgatgatggtgatggtggtgatgatggtgatgataatgatgatgatggtggtggtgatgatgataatgatggtgatgataatgatgatgatgatggtggtgatgatggtgctgatgatgatgatgatgatggtgatgataatgatgatgatgatggtgatgatggtgatgataatgatgatgatgatggtggtgatgatggtgatgataatgatgatggtgatgatggtggtgatgatgatgatggtgatggtggtgatgatgatggtggtgatgatggtgatgataatgatgatgatgatgatgatgataatgatgatgatggtggtgatgatgatggtgatgataatgatgatgatgatggtggtgatgatggtgatgataatgatgatggtggtgatgatggtgatgataatgatgatgatgatggtggtgatgatggtgatgataatgatgatgatgatggtggtgatgatggtgatgataatgatgatgatgatgatgatgatggtgatgatgatgatgatgatggtgatgatggtgatgatgatggtgatgataatgatgatgatggtggtgatgatgatggtgatgataatgatgatgatggtggtgatgataatgatgatgatgatgatgatgataatgatgatgatggtggtgatgatgatggtgatgataatgatgatgatggtggtgatgatgatggtgatgataatgatgatggtggtgatgatggtgatgataatgatgatgatgatggtggtgatgatggtgatgataatgatgatgatgatggtggtgatgatggtgatgataatgatgatgatgatgatgatgatgatgatggtgatgatggtgatgatggtgatgataatgatagtggtgatggtgatgatggtgatgatggtgatgatggtgatggtgatgatgatgatgatgatgatgatgatggtgatgatggtgatgatgatgatgatggtgatgatggtgatgatggtgatggtgatgatggtgatgatgatggtggtggtaatgatggtgatgatggtgatgataatgatgatgatggtgatgatggtgatgatgatgatggtggtgatgatggtgatgatgatgatgatgatggtgatgatgggtggtgatgatgatggtgatggtgatggtgatggtggtggtgatgttggtgatgatgataatgatggatgatgatggtgatgttgGTGATAAcaatggtgatgatggtgatgatgatgatgatggtgatgataatgatggtgatggtggtgatgttggtgatgatggtgatgataacgatggtgatgatgatgatgatggtgatgatgatggtgatgatgatgatgatggtgatgataatgatggtgatggtgatgatgatgatgatgatggtggtgatgatgatggtgatgatggtgatgatgatgatggtgatgataatgatgatgatgatggtggtgatgatggatgatgatgatgatgatgatgatgatgatgatgatgatgatgatgatgatgatggtggtgatgatgatgatgatgatgatgatgatgagatgatgatgatgatgatggtgatgatggtgatgatgatgatgatgatgatggtgatgatgatgatgatggtggtgatgatgatgatgatgatgatgatgatgatgatggtggtgatgatgatggtgatgatgatgatgatgatgatgatggtggtgatgatgatgatgatgatgatgatgatgatggtggtgatgatgatgatgatgatgatgatggtgatgataatgatgatgatgatgatggtgatgatgatgatgatgatggtggtgatgatggtgatgatgatgatgatggtgatggtggtgatgatgatgatggtgatggtggtgatgatgatgatgatgatgatgatgatgatgatgatgataatgatgatggtgatggtggtgatgatggtgatgataatgatgatgatggtgatggtggtgatgatgatgatgatgataatgatgatgatggtggtgatgatgatggtgatgataatgatgatgatgatggtggtgatgatggtgatgataatgatgatgatggtggtgatgataatgatgatgatggtggtgatgatgataatgatggtgatgatggtgctgatgatgatgatggtggtgatgttggtgatgataatgatgatgatgatggtggtgatgatggtgatgataatgatgatgatgatggtggtgatgatgatgatggtgatgatgatgatgatgatgatgacgatgatgacgatgataatgatgatggtgatggtggtgatgatggtgatgataatgatgatgatgatggtggtggtgatgatgatgatgatgatgataatgatgatgatggtggtgatgatgatggtgatgataatgatgatgatgatggtggtgatgatggtgatgataatgatgatgatggtggtgatgatgataatgatggtgatgatggtgctgatgatgatgatggtggtgatgatggtgctgatgatgatgatgatgatgataatgatgatgatgatggtgatgataatgatgatgatgatggtggtgatgatggtgatgataatgatgatggtgatgatggtggtgatgatgatgatggtggtgatgttggtgatgatggtgatggtggtgatgatggtgatgatggtgatgataatgatgatgatgatgatggtgatggtggtgatgatgatgaagatgataatgatgatgatggtggtgatgatgatgatggtggtgatgttggtgatgatgatgatggtggtgatgatgatgatgatggtgatgatgatgattgtcATGATAATCGAGATGATGATCAGGGGACCACAGATGGCAGCAGTGTGATTAGTGAGTTACTGTGATCAACACGTCCACTCACAGCAGGCTTCTCCTCCTTCGGGCTGCCAGAACTTTCTGTTATATCCtcctcagcagcaggaggagctgcaggTTTCTCACCAGCGGAGGGAGCTGGAGGTTCCTCCATCTCAGCAGCAGGGGCAGCTGGAGGTTCCTCCATCTCACCAGCAAGGGGCGCTGGAGGTTCCTCCATCTCACCAGCAAGGGGCACTGGAGGTTCCTCCATCTCAGCAGCAGGGGCAGCTGGAGGTTCGTCAAACTCAGCAGCAGGGGCAGCTGGAGGTTCCTCCATCTCAGCAGCAGGGGCAGCTGGAGGTTCCTCCATCTCAGCAGCAGGGGCAGCTGGAGGCTTGTCTTGTTCCTCAGCAGCTTCTGTCTCTGAGGCTTCAGGAGCCTCAGTTGATTCAGCATTAACTTCGTTCTTTTGCAAAGAAAGATGGTGGTCAACCCTTAAACTGTTCAAATGTGGCACTTTGGCCGGTGACAGTTTGCATTAAACAAAAGCTTCCACATGCCTAAATGGACCATTCATGAATACTAATCTATCTAGGCTTCATGTCTGCTCGTTTTCTTCATCtcatacttaaataaaaaagttcAAATTACCTCCCACATGGTACACAACACATATTTTCTCAGCAGCGTAAGATACAAATCTGCTACCAGGTGACATAAGATAAATGACATGGAAAAGAAATGACACCACAGTGGCACACAGCCGATATCAGAACTAGATTAGCATTTATAAATTATGCATATTACATTTCAATATATACCAGCTTTAACTAGTTACTGTTACAATCAGAGGAAAACTTAGAGGTAAAACAAAGACTATAGATCAAAACAGAAgtaaataaggaaataaatcTGACACAAATGTTTACAAAAAGCATACAACAAAAAGGTCAAAGGATAGAACTGTTCAACAGAAAcagtaaatcaataaataaattaatacactATTCCAAATCATATACATATGTTACCTtcaataaaatactgtacataatgtatttaaatttaaaactcaCCATCTTATCAAAATCCGCAAAAAATGATGGGGCAGTGGCATCCTTCAGAGTGCACGTGTTAAAAATAGAGAAGAAGAGTCAAAACCGACAATCAGGACCAggaaatacattattatttagcATTCACAGAAGAAGAATTTATAGAGAATTTTTAGAGACGAGACATACAGAGACAGGATGTTAAGAGAAGAGACATTTAGAGACAGGACTTTAAGAGAAGAGACGTTTAGAGACGAGACATTGAGAGAAGAGATATTCACAGAAGAGACATTAAGAGACCATTGAGAGAAAAGTCTTTGTAGGTAGGAAATTAAACTTTGGCCACTGAGAGTTAACCCGGATCTGAAAGATTTAAACTTACAACTGGAAGGCTGAACAGTAAAAGCAACAGCAAAcaagaaaaattacatttaactAGACAAAATCAAAAGTCCCTGTGGACTAAATTAGATCTGAACTATCCATAACTGAAAGATCACTGTACTCTGAATTCATATCTGCAAACGCAAATTTCAATGTTTCATTTGGACAATGGGTGCAAACGTATGCTTAATTTGAAAAGTTACCTGTGAAAATCCATTAAATGCATCGGTCATCTAAATTAAATTGCAAAGACACAAATTAGTATTAGAAGGCTTTAGGTAAAACGAGTCTCAGATTTGTAAAGATGGAttcaatgtgaaaatgaaagtaTGGAATGAACAAGAAGACAAAGCAAGCAAGAGGAGAGGCGGGAGGAGCTCAGGCTGGGATCCAGGTTTTAGGACAACTActttcactttgtttgtttctcagtcTCTGGGAAGGTAGAAGGCAGGAAAGgggttttcatttatttctagtCAACTCTACGCTAATCTAGCACactgaagagaggaggaagacaagTACCTCTTCCTTTTCTGTATCTAGCTCTTGGTACAACTTTCCAAATCTCCGGTTTGCAGCCTCATCTTCGGACATGTCTGAATTTTCTGGTTCTTTGTGAATTCTGGGAACATTTACATCTTTAATTCCTTCTGCTGCTGTTCCAGAGACATTCGCAGAGTTTTGGTGAGTGACAGAACAGTCGAAGCCACTGCTGTCACTAACTTCCTGCCAGGACGTGGTGTTGGAGGCAGAACCCTCAGTCCCTGAAGAGGCTGTTGGGAAACTGTTGGCAAAAGGGTCTGTATCCCACCCGCTTCTTCTATCCCCAGTGGCCACAACCCCACCTTCTCCTGAGGTCTCGGCAAATAGATCAAATTCAAAACCACCCCCCTTGTCTCCAAACTGTGTCTCAGCAAAATGATCTGAATCAAATGCACCTTCTCCCTGTGTTTCAGCAAAAGGATCTGAATCAAACGCACCTCCTCCCTGTGTTTCAGCAAAAGGATCTGAATCAACCGCACCTCCTCCCTGTGTTTCAGCAAAAGGATCTGAATCAAACGCACCTCCTCCATGTGTTTCAGCAAAAGGATCGGAATCAACCGCACCTCGTCCCTGTGTTTCAGCAAAAGGATCGGAATCAAACGCACCTCCTCCCTGTGTTTCAGCAAAAGGATCGGAATCAACCGCACCACCTCCTTGTGTTTCAGCAAAAGGATCGGAATCAAATGCACCTCGTCCTTGTGTTTCAGCAAAAGGATCGGAATCAAACGCACCTCGTCCCTGTGTTTCAGCAAAAGGATCGGAATCAACCGCACCACCTCCTTGTGTTTCAGCAAAAGGATCGGAATCAAACACACCTCCTCCCTGTGTTTCAGGTGAGGGATCTGAATCAAACACACCTCCTCCCTGTGTTTCAGCAAAAGGATCGGAATCAAACGCACCTCGTCCCTGTGTTTCAGCAAAAGGATCGGAATCAAACGCACCTCGTCCCTGTGTTTCAGCAAAAGGATCGGAATCAACCGCACCACCTCCTTGTGTTTCAGCAAAAGGATCGGAATCAAATGCACCTCGTCCCTGTGTTTCAGCAAAAGGATCGGAATCAAACGCACCTCCTCCTTGTGTTTTAGATGTAAAAACTCTTTTGTCTCCTTTCCCTGGAGTTTCAGAATGATCGCTGTAAACTGATGTAAGatcagtttctttttcttcagctgaACAGTTTCTGTCTGCTGCGTCGCTCTCTGGTGAAACCTGTTCTACTGTTTGAGACCAATCTGCTGCTTCACCATCATATCCAACTCCCCACCCCTCGGAGGCGTTCACTGGGGGACAATCTTCATATGAAAGTTCATCATCTGCACTCGCCCAGCCTCCCCCCTGTCCTCCATCACCCCACTCCTCAAAACTTTCATATTCAGACCCAGACCCATCTGGAGACCTGGACCACTTGTCTTCTCTGCCCTCTGTGCTTTCCTCAATCTGTTCACCATACTCATTGGTGAATATAAGTCCTGGGGTGGACTTCCTGCGGCCCGCCTGCCCTGCTGTATCTGCCCCTGA from Siniperca chuatsi isolate FFG_IHB_CAS linkage group LG13, ASM2008510v1, whole genome shotgun sequence includes:
- the amph gene encoding amphiphysin isoform X1 → MAEIKTGIFAKNVQKRLNRAQEKVLQKLGKADETKDEQFEQVVVNFRRQESEGSRLQREMKSYMSSIKGMQQASINLTQSLHEVYEPDWHGKDDVMVIGKDCDALWEDFHNKLVDSTLLNLDAYLQQFPDLKTRVAKRSRKLIDYDSARHHVETLQVSGMKNDRKMMKAEEELKKAQKVFDELNVGLQDELPTLWDSRVSFYISTFKSVTNLEARFHREISLVCRQLYEVMTKLGEQHSDKMFTIQGAPSDSGPLRLARTPSPPEDESPPESPDNSSNHMLRPVSPGPPRPKSPTQLKKGPPVPPPPKVTPTKEVAEEQIIDLFGGEFLPAPSPSQPNERPGESLLDLDFDAFQADESVSPIPQTAVPWDMWAANAQTAQPQAADTGFVADWSADFGSLSANGDAAPGTEAPAVGPEGAQGGAQGGAQGWPQADGWQPGGDTTTPPQDSEPATAAEEEVSSWDSQTNPNLHPSAVRGDEDEIRQADSGADTAGQAGRRKSTPGLIFTNEYGEQIEESTEGREDKWSRSPDGSGSEYESFEEWGDGGQGGGWASADDELSYEDCPPVNASEGWGVGYDGEAADWSQTVEQVSPESDAADRNCSAEEKETDLTSVYSDHSETPGKGDKRVFTSKTQGGGAFDSDPFAETQGRGAFDSDPFAETQGGGAVDSDPFAETQGRGAFDSDPFAETQGRGAFDSDPFAETQGGGVFDSDPSPETQGGGVFDSDPFAETQGGGAVDSDPFAETQGRGAFDSDPFAETQGRGAFDSDPFAETQGGGAVDSDPFAETQGGGAFDSDPFAETQGRGAVDSDPFAETHGGGAFDSDPFAETQGGGAVDSDPFAETQGGGAFDSDPFAETQGEGAFDSDHFAETQFGDKGGGFEFDLFAETSGEGGVVATGDRRSGWDTDPFANSFPTASSGTEGSASNTTSWQEVSDSSGFDCSVTHQNSANVSGTAAEGIKDVNVPRIHKEPENSDMSEDEAANRRFGKLYQELDTEKEEMTDAFNGFSQDATAPSFFADFDKMNEVNAESTEAPEASETEAAEEQDKPPAAPAAEMEEPPAAPAAEMEEPPAAPAAEFDEPPAAPAAEMEEPPVPLAGEMEEPPAPLAGEMEEPPAAPAAEMEEPPAPSAGEKPAAPPAAEEDITESSGSPKEEKPASTVGSPGSELGEIPPADEATTSPGEAAPSEKMPIPSVVIEPASSNEGDDDRDADIISPTAISDNGVTAENQTIKHMSPSGGVLGLPDDFLYKVETMHDFEAANSDELELKRGDVVLVLPTASVEDQDAGWLTGIKESDWLTLGAGAQKGLFPDNFTQRLE
- the amph gene encoding amphiphysin isoform X7, with the protein product MAEIKTGIFAKNVQKRLNRAQEKVLQKLGKADETKDEQFEQVVVNFRRQESEGSRLQREMKSYMSSIKGMQQASINLTQSLHEVYEPDWHGKDDVMVIGKDCDALWEDFHNKLVDSTLLNLDAYLQQFPDLKTRVAKRSRKLIDYDSARHHVETLQVSGMKNDRKMMKAEEELKKAQKVFDELNVGLQDELPTLWDSRVSFYISTFKSVTNLEARFHREISLVCRQLYEVMTKLGEQHSDKMFTIQGAPSDSGPLRLARTPSPPEDESPPESPDNSSNHMLRPVSPGPPRPKSPTQLKKGPPVPPPPKVTPTKEVAEEQIIDLFGGEFLPAPSPSQPNERPGESLLDLDFDAFQADESVSPIPQTAVPWDMWAANAQTAQPQAADTGFVADWSADFGSLSANGDAAPGTEAPAVGPEGAQGGAQGGAQGWPQADGWQPGGDTTTPPQDSEPATAAEEEVSSWDSQTNPNLHPSAVRGDEDEIRQADSGADTAGQAGRRKSTPGLIFTNEYGEQIEESTEGREDKWSRSPDGSGSEYESFEEWGDGGQGGGWASADDELSYEDCPPVNASEGWGVGYDGEAADWSQTVEQVSPESDAADRNCSAEEKETDLTSVYSDHSETPGKGDKRVFTSKTQGGGAFDSDPFAETQGRGAFDSDPFAETQGRGAFDSDPFAETQGGGAVDSDPFAETQGGGAFDSDPFAETQGRGAVDSDPFAETHGGGAFDSDPFAETQGGGAVDSDPFAETQGGGAFDSDPFAETQGEGAFDSDHFAETQFGDKGGGFEFDLFAETSGEGGVVATGDRRSGWDTDPFANSFPTASSGTEGSASNTTSWQEVSDSSGFDCSVTHQNSANVSGTAAEGIKDVNVPRIHKEPENSDMSEDEAANRRFGKLYQELDTEKEEMTDAFNGFSQDATAPSFFADFDKMNEVNAESTEAPEASETEAAEEQDKPPAAPAAEMEEPPAAPAAEMEEPPAAPAAEFDEPPAAPAAEMEEPPVPLAGEMEEPPAPLAGEMEEPPAAPAAEMEEPPAPSAGEKPAAPPAAEEDITESSGSPKEEKPASTVGSPGSELGEIPPADEATTSPGEAAPSEKMPIPSVVIEPASSNEGDDDRDADIISPTAISDNGVTAENQTIKHMSPSGGVLGLPDDFLYKVETMHDFEAANSDELELKRGDVVLVLPTASVEDQDAGWLTGIKESDWLTLGAGAQKGLFPDNFTQRLE
- the amph gene encoding amphiphysin isoform X8, encoding MAEIKTGIFAKNVQKRLNRAQEKVLQKLGKADETKDEQFEQVVVNFRRQESEGSRLQREMKSYMSSIKGMQQASINLTQSLHEVYEPDWHGKDDVMVIGKDCDALWEDFHNKLVDSTLLNLDAYLQQFPDLKTRVAKRSRKLIDYDSARHHVETLQVSGMKNDRKMMKAEEELKKAQKVFDELNVGLQDELPTLWDSRVSFYISTFKSVTNLEARFHREISLVCRQLYEVMTKLGEQHSDKMFTIQGAPSDSGPLRLARTPSPPEDESPPESPDNSSNHMLRPVSPGPPRPKSPTQLKKGPPVPPPPKVTPTKEVAEEQIIDLFGGEFLPAPSPSQPNERPGESLLDLDFDAFQADESVSPIPQTAVPWDMWAANAQTAQPQAADTGFVADWSADFGSLSANGDAAPGTEAPAVGPEGAQGGAQGGAQGWPQADGWQPGGDTTTPPQDSEPATAAEEEVSSWDSQTNPNLHPSAVRGDEDEIRQADSGADTAGQAGRRKSTPGLIFTNEYGEQIEESTEGREDKWSRSPDGSGSEYESFEEWGDGGQGGGWASADDELSYEDCPPVNASEGWGVGYDGEAADWSQTVEQVSPESDAADRNCSAEEKETDLTSVYSDHSETPGKGDKRVFTSKTQGGGAFDSDPFAETQGRGAFDSDPFAETQGGGAVDSDPFAETQGGGAFDSDPFAETQGRGAVDSDPFAETHGGGAFDSDPFAETQGGGAVDSDPFAETQGGGAFDSDPFAETQGEGAFDSDHFAETQFGDKGGGFEFDLFAETSGEGGVVATGDRRSGWDTDPFANSFPTASSGTEGSASNTTSWQEVSDSSGFDCSVTHQNSANVSGTAAEGIKDVNVPRIHKEPENSDMSEDEAANRRFGKLYQELDTEKEEMTDAFNGFSQDATAPSFFADFDKMNEVNAESTEAPEASETEAAEEQDKPPAAPAAEMEEPPAAPAAEMEEPPAAPAAEFDEPPAAPAAEMEEPPVPLAGEMEEPPAPLAGEMEEPPAAPAAEMEEPPAPSAGEKPAAPPAAEEDITESSGSPKEEKPASTVGSPGSELGEIPPADEATTSPGEAAPSEKMPIPSVVIEPASSNEGDDDRDADIISPTAISDNGVTAENQTIKHMSPSGGVLGLPDDFLYKVETMHDFEAANSDELELKRGDVVLVLPTASVEDQDAGWLTGIKESDWLTLGAGAQKGLFPDNFTQRLE